The Candidatus Effluviviaceae Genus I sp. genome segment CGTCGAGCGCGCCGTAGTAGATGTCGCCGGGGATGTCGTTGTCGACCTCTCCGTAGGCGTCCGCTCGCAGCCCCCTGTGCGGGATGCCGTTCGCGTCGCGCGCGTCGCCCACCAGCAACACGTAGTCAACGTCCCACGCGCTGTACGCGTCCGCGATGAACGCGCGGATCTTCGCCGCGTCGTCCACGCCTGCGTAGTTCGCGACGATCCACGACCTGAGGTAGATCCCGGCCTTCAAGCCGCGCTGCGTCTGGAACTCCGCGAACCCCGTGAGATAGTCGTCCCACGCGTCGGTCGTGACGATGATGTACTTGTACCCAAGCGCCGGGTCGAGCGCTCGGCTCGCCGGCGCGTCGCGCCGCGCGAGCGCGTAGGCGCCGTCGGCCGCCTCGTTGTCCACAAGGCTCCGCACGCGGGCCACGGTCGGCTCGTCACGCCGGACGCGCGCGCCGAGCGCTTCGCCGACCTCGCGGTCCGCCGCCGTGACGACCTCCACCACCATGTTCGGGTACCACACGAGCGCGCCGTCGGAAGGACGGTACTCGACCGGGTGCAGCGCGACCGTCGCGATCCCGTGCCCGCGATAGAGACCGAAGAGCGGCTCGTCGTTCAACCGGCCCGGGAACGAGGCGCGGGCGCCGTAGTCCGGACCGACCGGCTGGATCGGCCCCGTGAAGCTCAGCGGATACTGCGGCTGCGCGGGCGCAACGAGATAGCCCGTCCCGAGAAGGACGGGCTCGCCGGGCGTGACGCGGACCTCGGTCACTCGCTCGCCCGGCGGGAGCAGGAGCCTCGCTGCGGCCACGGGAAGCAGCGGCTCGCCGGGGGCTGCAAGACTCGTTGCCCCGTCCATGGAGACGGCGTGGTAGCCGTCCACCGGCTTGATGAGGGGTTCGCTGAACTCGTACCGCTGTACGACGACGCCGGCGGCTGCTGTGCCCGTGACCAGCGCGGCGCAGACCACGGCGAGAAGGGGGAGCATCGGCCGGACGGCAACCATCGCTCTCATGCAGCGTCTTCCTTTCTCGGGCGGGCGCGCCCCCGCCCAGAACGCCGACACCCGGCTCAGGAAAACCCTAGAGAGGCCCGGGCGCGGCCCTCGCCACGCGCGCGGGGGCGACGCCCGGGTCTTCGCTTGCGCAGTATAGCACGTGGCAAGCGCGGTCGCAACGAGCGCTTGATGCTCGACGCGGTCCGAGGTATCATCTCCGCGTCAACGCACCATAGTGCCCCGTCGGCTACCGTGGGCAGAGGCGATGAGACGCGGAACTCGCCGCGCTTCCGAGCGGCTTGTTGTGAGAAGAGCCCGCGCCTCGGATCGGGACGCCATCCTCGAGATGGCGTCTCGCATCTGGGGCGGCACCGACTATCTCCCGGCGGTCTGGGACAAGTGGCTCCTCGACCGGCGCGGCATGCTGCTCACGGCGACGCTCGGCGGGCGCCCGGTCGGCATGTCGAAGGTGACGCTGCTTGCGCCCGGCGAGGTGTGGCTCGAGGGACTGAGGCTGGACCCCGCGCTCCAGGGCCGCGGCCTCTCGCGGCAGATCAACAGAGGGACGTTCCGCGCGGCGCTCAGCCTCCGACCGAAGAGCATCCGCTACGCGACCGGGCTGTCCAACGCGGCGTCCCGCCACCTCGCCGAGGTGCGCGGGTTCTGGCTCGTCGCGCGCGGCAGGTACCTCGTCGCGCCGACGGAGCCCGCCCGCTCCCTCCTCTCCCGCGTCGCGATCGGCCGCGACCGCGACGCGGTCACGCGGTTCGTCCTGGCGTCCGAATGCCACCGTGCCATGAGCGGGCTCTACGGCGTGTCGTGGACGTTCCCCGCGCTCGACAGACGGCGCATCCGCCGGCTCATCGCCGACGGGCGCGTGCTCGTGCTGCCGAGGAAGGGACACGTGCGGGCCGTCGCGGTGTGGGACCGCGGGCGCATTGACGGCGAGGTCTGCCTGGGGTACGCCGACGGCAGCGACGCCGACCTCGCCCGCTTCGCGCGCGACGTGCGAGCGATCGCCGCGCGGTCCGGCGAGACCGAGGTCTCCGCGATGCTCCCGCCGGGGCGCATCGCCGACGTCGTGCACCGCTCGGGGTTCCGGGCCGACCCGCCGGGGAACGCGATCGTGTACGAGCTGGGCGCGGCGCGGTTCCGCCGCGGCGAGGAGCCGCTCGAGGACGTGCTCGAGCGCGCTCTGAACAGGCACTCCGAGGAGGCCGCCGATCTCCTCGCGCGGCTCCTCGTCGAGCGCGCCGGACGCCCGGTGCTGTTCGAGAACGCGCGCGACTTCGTCTATCGCCACTGCGTCCCCGACCCGCGGCGCGAGCTGTTCCAGCGCGTGGAGAAGCTCTCCAACAGGTTCAGCGTGCACTGGATGCGGAACGCGCTCCGCGTCGTCCTCGACCACCTCATCGAGCGGTGCGGGATCGACGGGAGCGCGCTGTCCGTGCGCGGCGCGACGGCGACCGTGCGCTACCGCGGAAGACCGTTCCTGCGCATGTCCGTGCGCGGGCCGCTCCTCAGGGTCAGGATCCTGCCGCGCGGGCCCTCCGTGGACGTGAGGGACACCGCCGGCCTGGCGCGG includes the following:
- a CDS encoding GNAT family N-acetyltransferase, with the translated sequence MASRIWGGTDYLPAVWDKWLLDRRGMLLTATLGGRPVGMSKVTLLAPGEVWLEGLRLDPALQGRGLSRQINRGTFRAALSLRPKSIRYATGLSNAASRHLAEVRGFWLVARGRYLVAPTEPARSLLSRVAIGRDRDAVTRFVLASECHRAMSGLYGVSWTFPALDRRRIRRLIADGRVLVLPRKGHVRAVAVWDRGRIDGEVCLGYADGSDADLARFARDVRAIAARSGETEVSAMLPPGRIADVVHRSGFRADPPGNAIVYELGAARFRRGEEPLEDVLERALNRHSEEAADLLARLLVERAGRPVLFENARDFVYRHCVPDPRRELFQRVEKLSNRFSVHWMRNALRVVLDHLIERCGIDGSALSVRGATATVRYRGRPFLRMSVRGPLLRVRILPRGPSVDVRDTAGLARATRAVDAAARAAERRPSASSRPAPRWSL